The proteins below are encoded in one region of Gemmatimonadota bacterium:
- a CDS encoding SusC/RagA family TonB-linked outer membrane protein, producing MQNWGKNLAPLATSLALLAATAAGVQAQTGTVTGTVMDAVSEQTLESVHLSIPALQDDGWLSNNDGRFVLVNIPAGTHELHVRLIGYRDHTQEITVIAGETNNVEVRLEEGVLTLQEIIATGVAGETPRIKLSFTVEKVDFEEAPVPAPSADGLLQGRVAGVKVQSSSGRPGEQSSTLLRAPTGLATTNAPLMIIDGVVSDNTMADIDALDVESIELVKGAAAASLYGSRAANGVIEIRTRRGAGLTIDQARVSVRNEYGQNQLEGSIELTSYHPYKVDGNGLFVNNDGTPVDFFDLTTGNPVLDNEFNPGEAGTPFTSFQDNPYPGTLYDQVDRFFDPGNTYTQYVAAEGRTGSTNYRVSFSNSRDGGILPGNELFYGNDGFGRRTFRVNLDSQLRDNLDLSISTYYARSIQDDAEGSFFNLTFMGPNVDLAARNAEDMECRYAEEFGGCLYLNPDPRAGQNNPLYPLENLEYDERRQRFMASANARLSLTDWFELEGSLAIERNDFHAFDRTPQGYVNSHSYPTASDYNRSVGSLYRYNSKDDDVNAYLTASFNRAFGDLTTRTKLRYVLEDGHFEQFSATGSNFTVAGIPQFNNTDPEQRSAASFISDIVAEGYFFITNLDFQGKYLGDFLVRRDGSSLFGPDARWATYYRASGGWRMAEEEWWPIEQLDEFKLRYSIGSAGGRPRFAWQYETYSVSAVNGAIQPVQLGNKALKPQLSVEQEIGLEMLVMGKAFVQLVYADNSITDQLLNVPLPGYAGFTGQYQNAGALESTTYEASIDFPIIDRPDMTWTTALNYDRSRQTITELNRPPWRSGPRYIREGESIGTFYGDRWATSCADLPTGTDCSQFATNSDGYFVYVGTGNSATDGIAKQLWGTASDDMPACGGEGATTSYGWGRPIKGLDAENNCSPFLRMGYGLPEYNLNWNNSFRWNNLTLNVLLDGEFGTERYNGTRQWAMREWRGGEADQSGLADGDKKPVGYYSDVYNVNSDNSHYVEDATFVKVRELGLRYSLDSDMLSNLAGLGLESAAVSLTGRNLFTFTNYRGYDPEVGGILSGEDNYEYPNFRSLTAVLEVVF from the coding sequence ATGCAGAATTGGGGTAAGAACCTTGCGCCGCTCGCTACGAGTTTGGCGCTGCTCGCAGCGACGGCGGCGGGCGTCCAGGCCCAGACCGGAACGGTTACCGGAACGGTCATGGACGCGGTCAGCGAACAGACCCTCGAATCGGTCCACCTCTCGATTCCGGCCCTCCAGGACGACGGCTGGCTTTCGAACAACGACGGTCGGTTCGTCCTCGTCAACATCCCGGCGGGCACGCATGAGTTGCATGTGCGGCTCATCGGCTACCGGGATCACACTCAGGAGATCACCGTCATCGCCGGTGAGACGAACAACGTCGAGGTGCGGTTGGAGGAGGGAGTCCTGACTCTCCAGGAGATCATCGCCACAGGAGTGGCGGGCGAGACCCCCCGCATCAAGCTCTCGTTCACCGTCGAGAAGGTGGACTTCGAGGAAGCTCCGGTGCCGGCTCCGTCGGCGGACGGACTTCTTCAGGGCCGCGTGGCCGGAGTCAAGGTGCAGAGTTCGTCCGGCAGGCCCGGAGAGCAGTCATCCACCTTGTTACGTGCGCCCACCGGCCTCGCCACGACCAACGCTCCGCTCATGATCATCGACGGCGTGGTCTCGGACAACACCATGGCCGACATCGACGCTCTCGACGTCGAGTCGATCGAGCTCGTCAAGGGTGCGGCGGCGGCCTCGCTCTACGGATCGCGCGCCGCCAATGGCGTCATCGAAATCAGGACCCGCAGAGGCGCCGGTCTGACCATCGACCAGGCCCGGGTCTCGGTTCGCAACGAGTACGGCCAGAACCAGCTCGAGGGCAGCATCGAACTGACCTCGTACCATCCGTACAAGGTCGACGGGAACGGCTTGTTCGTCAACAACGACGGCACTCCCGTCGACTTCTTCGACCTCACCACCGGCAACCCGGTTCTCGACAACGAGTTCAATCCCGGCGAGGCAGGTACGCCGTTCACCTCGTTCCAGGACAACCCTTACCCGGGGACGCTTTACGACCAGGTGGATCGCTTCTTCGATCCCGGTAACACTTATACCCAGTATGTCGCCGCTGAGGGACGAACCGGCTCGACCAACTATCGGGTGTCCTTTTCCAACTCGCGTGACGGCGGCATCCTGCCGGGCAACGAGCTCTTCTACGGAAACGACGGCTTCGGACGTCGCACCTTCCGGGTCAACCTCGACTCTCAGCTCAGGGACAACCTGGACCTCTCGATCAGCACCTACTATGCGAGGTCGATTCAAGACGACGCCGAAGGCTCGTTCTTCAACCTCACCTTCATGGGGCCGAACGTGGATCTGGCAGCGCGCAACGCCGAAGACATGGAGTGCCGCTACGCCGAGGAATTCGGCGGTTGCCTTTACCTGAACCCCGACCCGCGGGCCGGACAGAACAACCCGCTCTATCCGCTCGAGAACCTGGAGTACGACGAGCGCAGGCAGCGCTTCATGGCCTCGGCCAACGCGCGACTCTCACTGACGGACTGGTTCGAGCTCGAGGGAAGCCTCGCCATCGAACGCAACGACTTCCACGCTTTCGATCGGACTCCTCAGGGGTATGTGAATTCGCATTCCTACCCCACGGCTTCCGACTACAATCGGAGCGTCGGGTCCCTCTACCGCTACAACTCGAAGGACGACGACGTCAACGCCTATCTGACGGCGTCCTTCAACCGCGCCTTCGGTGACCTCACCACGCGCACGAAGCTCCGGTACGTCCTCGAGGACGGCCATTTCGAGCAGTTCAGCGCCACGGGGTCGAACTTCACCGTAGCGGGTATTCCACAGTTCAACAACACCGATCCCGAGCAGCGCAGCGCCGCCTCGTTTATCTCCGACATCGTCGCCGAAGGCTACTTCTTCATCACCAACCTCGACTTCCAGGGCAAGTACCTGGGAGACTTCCTGGTGCGCCGCGACGGCTCTTCGCTCTTCGGGCCCGATGCCCGCTGGGCGACCTACTACCGGGCGTCCGGTGGTTGGAGGATGGCTGAGGAGGAGTGGTGGCCGATCGAGCAGCTCGACGAATTCAAGCTACGCTATTCCATCGGATCCGCCGGTGGCAGGCCCCGCTTCGCCTGGCAGTACGAGACCTACAGCGTCAGTGCCGTCAACGGAGCTATCCAGCCCGTGCAGCTGGGCAACAAGGCCTTGAAGCCGCAGCTCTCGGTCGAGCAGGAGATCGGACTCGAGATGCTCGTCATGGGCAAGGCTTTCGTACAGCTCGTCTACGCCGACAACTCCATCACCGACCAGCTCTTGAACGTGCCCCTGCCGGGGTACGCGGGCTTCACCGGTCAGTACCAGAACGCCGGCGCCCTGGAGAGCACCACCTACGAGGCGTCGATCGACTTCCCGATCATCGACCGCCCGGACATGACCTGGACGACCGCGCTCAACTACGATCGCTCGCGTCAGACCATCACCGAGCTCAACCGTCCGCCGTGGCGGAGCGGCCCGCGGTACATCCGAGAGGGCGAGTCCATCGGCACTTTCTACGGTGATCGCTGGGCCACGAGCTGCGCCGATCTTCCCACGGGGACCGACTGCTCGCAGTTCGCGACCAACTCCGACGGTTATTTCGTATATGTCGGTACCGGAAACTCGGCCACCGACGGAATCGCGAAGCAGCTCTGGGGCACGGCGTCGGACGACATGCCCGCCTGCGGAGGCGAGGGGGCGACCACGAGCTACGGCTGGGGTCGTCCGATCAAGGGGCTCGACGCCGAGAACAACTGTTCGCCCTTCCTGCGCATGGGCTACGGTCTTCCCGAATACAACCTGAACTGGAACAACTCGTTCAGGTGGAACAACCTCACGTTAAACGTCCTCCTCGACGGGGAGTTCGGCACCGAGCGGTACAACGGAACCAGGCAGTGGGCGATGCGCGAGTGGCGCGGCGGCGAAGCGGACCAGTCCGGTCTGGCCGACGGCGACAAGAAGCCCGTCGGCTACTACTCCGACGTCTACAACGTCAACTCCGACAACTCGCACTACGTCGAGGACGCGACCTTCGTCAAGGTCCGCGAGCTCGGTCTGCGCTATTCGCTGGATAGCGACATGCTCAGCAACCTTGCGGGTCTGGGCCTGGAATCGGCCGCCGTCTCCCTCACCGGGCGCAACCTCTTCACGTTCACCAACTACCGAGGCTACGACCCCGAGGTGGGCGGGATTCTGAGCGGCGAGGACAACTACGAGTACCCGAACTTCAGGTCGCTGACGGCGGTCCTGGAAGTGGTCTTTTAG
- a CDS encoding MATE family efflux transporter, which produces MSLVTFFPTREVMKELLGLALPVAFIQVGIMAMGLVDTAMVGRVSAVDLGAVALGNGYFFTIAVFGMGLLFALDPIVSQAVGARDPEGIARAIQRGIVLALALAILASLALFPADALLGIPLLRQDPEVVPLAGAYARALIPGMFAFYGFIVLRQSLQGMGLVRPVVITIVLGNAVNVFLNWILVFGNLGSPALGAVGSSWGTSISRWFMLVTLTVLAWKQLRPFLAAYRPEVSRLKPLRRIVEVGAPIGVHQGLEFGVFAAALFMMGSLGAVTVSAHQVALMLAAQTFMVPVGIAQATVVLVGRAVGARNPRGTRRAAGAGLLAGAGFMTLTAALFIVFPRTVSEIFTNDPEVVAITALLIPIAGVFQVFDGIQVVAAGALRGIADTRVPMLISLVAFWAIGLPVSWLLGFTWGHGPEGIWWGLAVGIAVVALLLLVRMRLRFARTPRRLVIDEAG; this is translated from the coding sequence ATGAGTCTCGTCACGTTTTTCCCGACTCGGGAGGTAATGAAGGAGCTCCTCGGGCTCGCTCTGCCCGTGGCTTTCATTCAGGTCGGGATAATGGCGATGGGTTTGGTCGATACCGCCATGGTGGGGCGGGTGTCGGCGGTCGATCTGGGCGCGGTGGCGCTCGGGAACGGCTACTTTTTCACCATCGCCGTCTTTGGGATGGGGTTGCTCTTCGCGCTCGACCCCATCGTATCCCAGGCTGTCGGGGCCCGGGACCCTGAGGGCATCGCCAGGGCCATCCAGAGAGGAATCGTGCTCGCGCTCGCCCTTGCGATACTGGCTTCGCTGGCGCTCTTCCCCGCCGACGCCCTGCTCGGCATTCCCCTGCTTCGTCAGGATCCTGAAGTGGTGCCCCTGGCCGGCGCCTACGCCCGCGCGCTCATCCCGGGGATGTTTGCATTCTACGGCTTCATCGTCTTGCGGCAGTCCCTTCAGGGAATGGGCCTGGTGCGCCCGGTGGTGATCACCATCGTCCTCGGCAACGCCGTGAACGTCTTCCTCAACTGGATACTCGTGTTCGGCAACCTGGGCTCACCCGCGCTCGGCGCCGTCGGATCGTCGTGGGGAACCAGCATATCGCGCTGGTTCATGCTCGTCACCCTGACGGTTCTGGCCTGGAAACAGCTTCGGCCCTTCCTCGCCGCATATCGTCCGGAGGTCTCGAGATTGAAGCCCCTACGTCGGATCGTCGAGGTCGGTGCACCCATCGGAGTCCACCAGGGGCTCGAGTTCGGCGTCTTCGCAGCCGCCCTCTTCATGATGGGCAGTCTGGGAGCGGTCACCGTCTCCGCGCATCAGGTGGCGCTCATGCTCGCCGCTCAGACCTTCATGGTCCCTGTGGGCATCGCGCAGGCTACCGTCGTGCTGGTGGGCAGGGCCGTGGGCGCCCGGAATCCGCGGGGAACGCGCCGCGCCGCAGGGGCCGGACTTCTGGCCGGAGCCGGGTTCATGACCTTGACGGCCGCGCTGTTCATCGTCTTCCCCCGGACCGTCTCCGAGATTTTCACCAATGACCCCGAGGTCGTGGCGATCACCGCGCTGCTCATTCCCATCGCCGGAGTCTTCCAGGTATTCGACGGGATTCAGGTGGTCGCTGCCGGAGCCTTGCGCGGGATAGCCGACACGCGGGTCCCGATGCTGATCTCGCTTGTGGCCTTCTGGGCTATCGGACTCCCGGTCTCCTGGCTGCTCGGCTTCACCTGGGGTCACGGTCCGGAGGGCATCTGGTGGGGCCTCGCGGTCGGGATAGCCGTGGTGGCGCTGCTCCTGCTGGTCCGCATGCGGCTTCGGTTCGCCCGGACGCCGCGCAGGCTGGTGATCGACGAGGCGGGCTAG
- the secD gene encoding protein translocase subunit SecD, with protein sequence MFKTLIGRSIFLAFVTGLAAWTLYDNGLKLGLDLQGGMHIALEVDDPEGNMSAEDKADAIDQVDRVLRTRIDEFGVEEPLIQQVGPERLIVELAGIDDEDRAKSIVQRNAYLEFKLVQPVTEIASAFPRIDRAIVAELGVDSIRALGRGVTTVEETTSSLEDLLTTAPAEPDSGAGATEEDQEGAEADDEGDEDEGTAPLNPFQVLLNQGDTEGAFLVAEADVATVDAYLAIDDVRRAVPRNLALHWGDEPVVLAAQTYRRLYVLDEDPFLTGEGLESAVAGRDPQTNQPEVQFKLTRAGGRSFGAATGANVGRLLAVVLDDEVMSAPIIQDRISRNGRIEMGGGGMAEAADLALVLRAGALPARINIVEERTVGPSLGQDSVDQGRVAGIVGIAFVIVIMLAYYRVAGALAILALGIYVLLVLGGLAGFEATLTLPGIAGLILSIGMAVDANVLIFERIREELGSGRPVHKAVGEGFRQALSAIVDANITTLITALILYQFGTGPVRGFAVTLSIGIIASFFSAIFVSRTFFIAYLKYRRAGSSLAI encoded by the coding sequence ATGTTCAAGACACTGATCGGCCGTTCCATCTTCCTGGCCTTCGTGACCGGCCTGGCCGCGTGGACCCTATACGACAACGGCCTCAAGCTGGGCCTCGACCTCCAGGGCGGCATGCATATCGCGTTGGAGGTGGACGACCCCGAAGGCAACATGTCCGCGGAAGACAAGGCGGACGCCATCGACCAGGTGGACCGGGTGCTGCGCACGCGGATCGACGAATTCGGGGTGGAGGAGCCGCTGATCCAGCAGGTCGGTCCCGAGCGCCTCATCGTCGAGCTCGCCGGCATCGACGACGAGGACCGCGCCAAGTCCATCGTTCAGCGCAACGCCTACCTCGAGTTCAAGCTCGTACAGCCCGTGACCGAGATCGCTTCCGCCTTTCCGCGCATCGACCGCGCCATCGTGGCCGAACTCGGTGTGGACTCGATCCGAGCCTTGGGTCGAGGCGTGACCACGGTCGAGGAGACCACGTCCAGCCTGGAGGATCTTCTGACCACTGCACCCGCCGAGCCCGACTCGGGCGCCGGAGCGACCGAGGAAGATCAGGAGGGAGCGGAAGCCGACGACGAGGGTGACGAGGACGAGGGAACCGCGCCGCTCAACCCGTTCCAGGTTCTTCTTAACCAGGGTGACACGGAAGGCGCCTTCCTCGTCGCCGAAGCCGACGTGGCGACGGTCGACGCCTACCTCGCCATCGACGACGTGCGCCGAGCCGTTCCCCGCAACCTCGCGCTCCACTGGGGCGACGAGCCGGTGGTGCTGGCCGCTCAGACCTATCGCAGGCTCTACGTCCTCGACGAAGACCCGTTCCTCACCGGCGAAGGCCTCGAAAGCGCGGTGGCCGGGCGCGACCCCCAGACCAACCAGCCCGAGGTCCAGTTCAAACTGACCCGTGCCGGAGGGCGTTCCTTCGGCGCCGCCACGGGGGCCAACGTCGGCAGACTCCTGGCCGTGGTGCTCGACGACGAGGTCATGAGCGCGCCGATCATCCAAGACCGGATCAGCCGGAACGGGCGAATCGAGATGGGCGGCGGCGGGATGGCGGAGGCCGCGGACCTCGCCCTGGTGCTGCGCGCAGGTGCGCTTCCGGCCCGGATCAACATCGTGGAGGAGCGCACCGTCGGTCCCTCGCTGGGCCAGGACTCGGTGGATCAGGGGCGCGTCGCGGGCATCGTAGGCATCGCCTTCGTGATCGTCATCATGCTGGCCTACTACCGGGTGGCGGGGGCGCTGGCGATACTGGCGCTCGGCATCTACGTCCTACTTGTGCTAGGCGGACTCGCCGGATTCGAGGCCACCCTGACACTGCCGGGCATCGCCGGCCTCATCCTCTCCATCGGCATGGCGGTAGACGCCAACGTACTCATCTTCGAACGAATTCGCGAGGAGCTGGGGTCGGGCAGACCCGTTCACAAAGCGGTAGGCGAGGGATTCCGACAGGCCCTCTCCGCGATCGTCGACGCCAACATCACCACCCTGATCACCGCGCTCATTCTCTATCAGTTCGGTACAGGTCCGGTGCGAGGGTTCGCAGTCACGCTCTCGATCGGCATCATCGCCTCCTTCTTCTCGGCAATCTTCGTGAGCCGCACCTTCTTCATAGCCTACCTGAAGTATCGCAGGGCCGGCTCCTCGCTCGCGATCTGA
- the secF gene encoding protein translocase subunit SecF → MRIFSNASFRFIEGRRIAYVVSGVILTAGITAMVVNAFSIGSWQNYGVDFTGGSLVQVAFDEAGEGRDAGGLRAALGGAGAPDITRFGSELEFVIRTPVPEGASIADVANELEAELAATYGEGAPEVVRTEAVTAKVGSELQTKALSAILFSFLLTLVYLAFRFEVRFGLAAVIATAHDILITLGFLAIFRVEIALATVAAILTIVGYSLNDTIVVFDRVRENLNKKGGARRDPVELVNASINETLPRTVLTSGTTLVVLLSLLLLGGSVIRDFTLVLILGVIVGTYSSIFVASPALIEIRRRFGAGRTAGANPRIEPRTARARA, encoded by the coding sequence ATGAGAATATTCTCCAACGCCAGCTTCCGCTTCATCGAAGGGCGGCGCATCGCCTACGTCGTCTCCGGCGTCATTCTCACCGCCGGCATCACGGCCATGGTGGTGAACGCATTTTCCATCGGGAGTTGGCAGAACTACGGCGTCGACTTCACCGGCGGATCGCTGGTCCAGGTGGCTTTCGACGAGGCCGGCGAAGGCAGGGACGCGGGCGGCCTTAGGGCCGCGCTCGGCGGAGCCGGCGCACCGGACATCACCCGCTTCGGAAGCGAGCTCGAGTTCGTGATTCGCACCCCGGTGCCCGAAGGCGCTTCCATCGCCGATGTCGCGAACGAACTGGAGGCGGAGCTCGCGGCCACCTACGGGGAAGGCGCGCCCGAGGTGGTGCGAACGGAGGCGGTCACCGCCAAGGTGGGCAGCGAACTTCAGACCAAGGCCCTCTCCGCCATCCTCTTCTCCTTCCTCCTCACGCTCGTCTATCTCGCCTTTCGTTTCGAGGTGCGCTTCGGACTCGCCGCAGTCATCGCCACCGCGCACGACATCCTTATCACCCTCGGCTTCCTGGCCATCTTCCGGGTCGAGATCGCTCTGGCGACCGTGGCCGCGATCCTAACCATCGTCGGCTACTCGCTCAACGACACCATCGTCGTCTTCGACCGCGTCCGCGAAAATCTGAACAAGAAGGGGGGTGCGCGGCGCGATCCCGTCGAGCTGGTGAACGCCTCCATAAACGAGACCCTTCCAAGAACGGTGCTCACCTCGGGAACGACGCTGGTGGTGCTCCTCTCTCTCCTCCTTCTCGGCGGCAGCGTGATCCGCGACTTCACCCTCGTGCTCATTCTGGGTGTGATCGTAGGAACCTACTCTTCCATATTCGTCGCCTCTCCGGCTCTCATCGAGATCCGCAGACGTTTCGGGGCGGGCAGGACCGCAGGCGCGAATCCCCGAATCGAGCCGAGGACGGCGAGGGCGAGAGCGTAG
- a CDS encoding TatD family hydrolase, whose product MTDRLPELFDSHCHLTAPAFAHDLEHVLERAQAAGVGRWVTIGSDVEDSRAALALARRAGGWATAGCHPHEADNSDASTVGRIRKLATEPEVVAVGETGLDYHYGRSSGKTQRELFTRHLALGAELGLPVVVHARDADADVADAISKAPVRTLGVLHCFTGGARAFEAAMARDWYLSLSGIASFKNFAAADLVRKVSHDRLLIETDSPYLSPVPFRGRRNEPAHLLHVAEAVGRLLGMTVVEVARMTTGNALRFYGLNGDAAGGGMGPYGG is encoded by the coding sequence GTGACCGACCGGCTGCCGGAGCTCTTCGACAGCCACTGTCACCTCACGGCTCCGGCATTCGCCCACGATCTCGAACACGTTCTGGAGCGGGCCCAGGCCGCAGGCGTCGGCCGCTGGGTGACGATCGGTTCGGATGTGGAGGACTCTCGGGCGGCGCTCGCCCTTGCGAGAAGGGCGGGCGGCTGGGCGACCGCCGGCTGCCATCCGCACGAGGCTGATAACTCCGACGCCTCCACCGTCGGCCGGATAAGGAAGTTGGCGACCGAGCCCGAGGTCGTGGCCGTCGGCGAGACCGGTCTCGACTATCATTACGGCCGTTCGTCCGGGAAAACGCAGCGCGAGCTCTTCACCAGGCATCTCGCGCTCGGCGCCGAACTCGGCCTTCCCGTCGTGGTACACGCGCGCGACGCGGACGCCGACGTCGCGGACGCCATTTCGAAGGCGCCGGTCCGGACGCTCGGCGTGCTGCACTGCTTCACCGGGGGAGCGCGCGCCTTCGAAGCGGCCATGGCGCGCGACTGGTATCTCTCGCTCTCGGGGATCGCCTCCTTCAAGAACTTCGCCGCCGCGGACCTGGTGCGAAAGGTCTCCCACGACCGTCTCCTGATCGAGACCGATTCGCCCTACCTGAGCCCGGTGCCGTTCAGGGGAAGGCGAAACGAGCCCGCGCATCTGCTCCATGTGGCCGAGGCGGTCGGCCGGCTGCTCGGGATGACGGTCGTCGAGGTCGCGCGCATGACGACCGGGAACGCTCTTCGTTTCTACGGTTTGAACGGCGATGCGGCCGGCGGAGGGATGGGGCCGTATGGCGGCTAG